ATGCAGTCATCTGCAAGGAATGAAAATGACCAAAAATAAACAATCAGATAGTCAAACAAAGGCTACCGACATTAGCGATTCTAGCAGTGCTAAAGAACAACCAACCAGCAGCGCTGCCGCTGCGCCTCCCCCTAGCAACACACCATCAGCTCCTGCCAAAGGCGACAAACTAGCAAAAATATTGGCCATTGTTGCCATTATTCTCAGCCTATCTATTGCTGTAGGTTTATATTGGCATGGACACCAATTTAGGGAGCACGCAGATACTCAACTACAACTTTTAAAAACCACGTTACAAGCTAAAGAACAAAACCTAATTAGCGCGCAAACTAGCAGCAATAATCAAATCAGTGAATTATCGCAAAGTGTTGCAGGGCAAAATCAAGCCATGGCCGCTTTGCAAGCTCAGCTAGAACTCACCGAGCAAAACCGCAAAACCATTGAGCGACAGCTAGCATTACTAAATATTAAAGACGCCAATCACTGGCGCTTAAACGAAGCCAACTACTTACTGCAATTAGCTGCTTACAAATTGTGGCTAGAGCAAGATCCAGTTACCGCCATCGCCCTACTCACCGAGGCGGACAACAGCATTAACAACGCCGATGACCCACATTTATTGCCACTACGCCGCGCCATTAATGTCGACGTACAGCTACTTAAAAGCATCCCTCTGGTCGACAAGGAAGGCATCGCCTTTCGTTTAGAAGGTATTTTACAGCAAGCAGAAAGCCTACAACTGGCCGAGATAGAACTGCCCGAAGTGGTTGCCGCCAAAGACAATCAACTCAGCGCAGATAGCGCCGATTGGCAAGACAATCTAGCCAAAAGCTGGCGTAAGTTTAGCGAAAACTTTATTACTGTGCGCCGCCGCGATGGTCAAGTAGAGGCTCTTATTGAGCCACAGCATGCTTGGTACTTAAAAGAAAACCTGAAACTACAATTACAACAAGCCGAGCAGGCATTGTTCCGCTCGCAAGGCGAACTATTTAAAGCCAAATTACAACGCGCCGAACAATGGGTGAGTGAATTTTTCATTCAAAACTCCCAAGCTCAAGCGATGATTGAAGACTTAAAGCAGCTACAACAACTAGAAATTGTCGATAAACTGCCTGAACAACTAAGCAGCCTAGGCGCCGCCGAACAAGCGATTAAAGAGCGCCAACAACGCTTATTGCCTTCCTTAGAAGGAGCTGAGTAATGGTCAAGATTATTATTCTTCTAGTGTGCATCGCGCTGGGTCTGGCGCTAGGCCCGCAGCTTGCTGGTAACAAAGGCTATGTGCTGATTGCTTTTGATAACTACACCATCGAAATGTCGGTAACCAGCGCAATATTCCTAAGCTTTATTTGCTTTTGTGTCTTGTTGCTCAGCCTATGGTTAGCCCGCTGGTTATGGTTAAGTTTCTCACGCAGTGGCGCTTGGTGGGGCCACCGCCGTAAGCAAAAGGCCAATACCCATACTCAACAAGGTATGTTGGCGATGATGCGAGGCGACTATCAAAACGCGGAGAAATTAGTTAGTAAAGCCGCCAATTTAAGTGATGCGCCAGCGCTTAACTATTTAACCGCTGCCGAAGCAGCTCAAGAGCAAGGCCAAGATAAAAAGCGCGATAAGTACTTAGAGCAAGCCACTCGTATTACCAATAACGATGCGGCGGTATTGGTTACTCAGGCTCGTTTGCAACTCAAGCAACAAAACTACAGCGCCGCGTTAAGCAGTATTGAACAACTGCCACACGAGAACCTCAAGCAAGATGCAGTAAAGCGCATGCTGCTTACTATTCTACCTGAGCTTGGCCTTTGGCAGCGTTATATCGATTTACTACCGTTAGCGCTAAAAGTTGGTTTAATCGACAATGCTCATTATCAAGTTGAGTTATCTAGTGCCTACAAAAACCTATTTTTGGAATTGGCCAATAGCCAAGGCTCGGATGCGGTAGCTAAACACTGGAATGGCATGCCGCGTAAGCAAAAGAAACAAATGACTATTGCTGCGGCGGCTTGCCGCGCGCTAATCAGCTCTGGCGACAATGCAGCAGCGTATCAGCTGCTCGGCGACCTTATAAATCGCCATCTTGATAGCGAATTACTCGACGTGGCAGCAGAGCTGCATTTAAACGATCCTCATCCATTATTGCAGCAGCTTTCTAGCTTGCGCCGCAAGCACCCAGAAAATGCAGTATTAATGCGCTTAATTGGCCAGTTACATTTGCAACAGCAACAATGGCCCGAAGCCAAAGAGTTATTTGAGCAAAGCATGAAGCTGGCCCCAAGTGCCGAGTGCTATCAAGGTTTGGCCGAAGTTCACCGCCAACTCGATGAACCCGAGCAGGCGATTCATTACTATCGCCAAGCGCTAGCTATTTAGGTTTGTCTCAAACACAAAAAAGGCGAGCTTAGCTCGCCTTTTTTACGCTCTAAATACCTTAGATAAATTCGTAAGCATCGCCATGTAATTGCTCTATCGGTAGCCCTTGCTTAATAAAAGCAGTACGCGCGACATCGGCCATTTCAAAACGGCCAGCAATGTACACCTCTAGGGCGCTCATATCGGCAAAGTCTTCAAGCACAGCTTCGTGCACCAGACCTTTTTTACCAGTCCACTGCGGCATAGCTTGCTCAAGCACTGGCACAAATTTAACCTGATCTAATTCTTCCCATTGGTAAGCTAACTCATGCAAATACAAACCACCTAAGTTACGACCGCCCCAATACAAATAAATCTCGCGATCTTGCTCAGTATCAACAATATGTTCGATGATCGATTTAGCATAAGAAAAGCCGGTACCGCCTACCATTATCAAAATAGGTCGCTGGCTAGTTTCATCAAAGCCGGCATTACCAAAGGGCATTTCAACTTCAATCTCACCACTTTTCTTCAATTTATCGATGACTTGTCGGGCATAAGGGTTACCTTCTGGCGCACCAATATGCAGTTCCAATACTTCACTTTGCTCGGGTGAACTGGCTAATGAAAACGGTCGTTTATCGTCTTCTGCCATAACAATTTGTAGATACTGGCCAGCCACAAAGCTCTGGCTCTCTTGTGGCTGTAATTCAACATTAAAAATATCATCTAAAATCGGCGAGACCGATGCAACCTTGCAACTAATGCGCTTCATACTTTCACCCTTCTAAACTTATATTCAAATCTGATTTTGCACTGGCTAGGCAAGCTAAGAACCAGCCTTTGGCTTGTTCTGCTTCACTTAGCATTGGCGCCATTCCAAGGTAAATAATCTCGCCGGATGTACACCGGGCCAAACAACTGCAACAGCCACCTTGGCGACAACGATGTGGCCAATCGATGCCCTGTGCTAAGGCTGCTTCAAGCACTGTTTGCTTGTGCTCTACACTAAACTCTTTCTGTGCAAGCCTTACTCGAAAATAGCTGGCCATTAGTCTATGCCTAATTGCGCCCAAATACTATCGACACGCTGTTTCACTTCGGGAGCCATTTCAATCACTTCGCCCCACTCTCGATTAGTTTCACCGGGCCATTTATTAGTCGCATCCATTCCCATTTTGGAACCTAAACCAGAGACTGGTGAAGCAAAATCCAAGTAATCGATAGGCGTATGGTCGATTAAGGTGGTATCGCGCGATGGATCCATTCGCGTAGTAATGGCCCATATTACATCCTGCCAAGAGCGCGCGTTGATATCATCATCACAAACGATGACAAACTTGGTATACATAAACTGTCGTAAGAACGACCACACACCCAACATCACCCGTTTTGCATGACCAGGATATTGCTTTTTAATCGTAACCACGGCCATTCGGTAAGAGCACCCTTCTGGCGGCAAGTAAAAATCCACAATTTCTGGAAACTGCTTTTGTAGAATAGGTACAAAGACCTCGTTTAAGGCAACGCCCAATACAGCGGGTTCATCGGGTGGACGACCAGTGTAGGTGCTGTGGTAAATGGGATCTTTACGCATCGTGATATGCGTGATGGTGAATACTGGAAACTCGTCCACTTCGTTGTAATAACCGGTGTGGTCACCATAAGGCCCTTCTGGCGCCGTTTCATTGGGCTCTAAATACCCTTCTAAAACTAATTCAGCACTGGCCGGCACTTCTAAGTCATTACTTATACATTGAACCGTTTCGGTTCTACCGCCTCGCAGCAGGCCGGCAAAAGCATATTCGGATAAGGTATCCGGTACCGGTGTTACCGCACCCAAAATGGTCGCGGGATCTGCGCCCAAGGCCACTGACACAGGATAAGGTTTGCCAGGATTAAGCTCTTGGAATTCACGAAAGTCTATCGCGCCACCGCGATGCGATAACCAGCGCATAATCAGTTTGTTTTTAGCTAGTTTTTGCTGGCGATAAATACCTAGGTTTTGGCGCTTTTTATAGGGGCCACGGGTAATAGTCAGTCCCCATGTAACCAAAGGCGCTACATCGCCAGGCCAGCAATGCTGAATAGGTAGTTTATCTAAATCAACCTCATCACCACTCCATACAATTTCTTGGCAAGGAGCTGAGCGCAGTTTTTTAGTTGGCATATTAAGTACTTGCTTAAATATTGGCAGCTTTTCCCAAAGCTCTTTTAAACCCTTGGGCGGCTCTGGTTCTTTAAGGTAAGACAGCCAAGTGCCTACTTCGCGCAAGGCTGATACCGACTCCTGACCCATGCCCAGCGCAACGCGCTCTGGCGTACCAAATAAGTTACCTAGCACTGGCATAGAATGGCCTTTAACGTTCTCAAACAGCAATGCCGGCCCGCCAGCCTTTAAGGTGCGGTCACATATTTCGGTCATTTCCAGTTCGGTAGATACTTCTACACTGATTCGCTTAAGCTCACCACGCTGCTCTAGCAAATCAATGAAATCTCTCAAGTCTTTATATTTCATTGTTATAACCTGGTCTTATAACTGTAGTGGCTATTGAGATTGCATCTCAATCATTACCATCGCAGCCAACTCTTGATGTTCTGATTCTCTAAACTGCGCCAAAATAAACTGGGCAGCGGGAGGATATACTCTACCTAAACGAGCAATCGCACTGTATGAAAAATACAACAATTCTGGATTTTCTGCTGCTCCGCGAAGCAAGTGATAGGCACGCTCTGCCGGTAACCGCTGAATAAGCCACTCAAGCAACGACACACTATATTGATCCATTGGCAGGCTCAGTACTTCGGCCAACGCTTCATCACTGCCAATACCTATTGCCATAGCAACTCGCACGTTATTATCTGGGAAATACAAACGCTCAGGCATATGCAGTTTTACATATTCAAGCTGCTCCGAATTTAACTGAGCAAAAGCACGCATTACATCCAGCTGCTGCGCCAATAATAAGGGATTGTTCTTTCGAAAGATCAGCGACCATTGGAATTCATCTCGAAGTAATTCACTGAGATAAAGTTGCGAGCGCTCGGCAGATAGCTTATTCAAAATTAAACTTCGTGCCAAAGCAGGGTAATCATAGCTAGGACGTATGACTTCGTAGCCATCAATCACTGCCGCTTCACGTACCACGGGTCGCTCAGACGCAAGCTCAAGTAGCCAGTTTTTTAAGGTTTGATCGGGAATATGCTTGTTTTGATGCAAATAGCGCAAGCTTTGAAAAAGCAAAGCTTCGCGGTCTTCAGGGCGCAAATTTGGCAGTAAGTCGATGATCCAAGCCGGTTGATTTTGCATCAGCGTATCTACGCTACGTTGCAATATCATCAATGGAACATCTTGGTAAAGCGGCTGGGAAAGAGGATTAGGACCTTGCTGCTCAGCGAGAACAGAAAATTGAAAAAATAGCCCTAAAACTAACAGAAAGCGTTTCATCATCCAAAATGAAACTGGCCGAATTAACGGCCAGTTTTTTGTTTATTTCTTCTGTGCTTTCATCGCGTTAAAGAATTCGTCATTGGTTTTGGTCATTGCCAATTTATCAATTAAGAACTCCATTGCGCCAGTCTCGTCCATTGGGTGAACAATCTTGCGTAAGATCCACATTTTCTGTAGCTCTTCTGCACTGGTGAGTAACTCTT
The Agarivorans aestuarii DNA segment above includes these coding regions:
- a CDS encoding uroporphyrinogen-III C-methyltransferase, coding for MTKNKQSDSQTKATDISDSSSAKEQPTSSAAAAPPPSNTPSAPAKGDKLAKILAIVAIILSLSIAVGLYWHGHQFREHADTQLQLLKTTLQAKEQNLISAQTSSNNQISELSQSVAGQNQAMAALQAQLELTEQNRKTIERQLALLNIKDANHWRLNEANYLLQLAAYKLWLEQDPVTAIALLTEADNSINNADDPHLLPLRRAINVDVQLLKSIPLVDKEGIAFRLEGILQQAESLQLAEIELPEVVAAKDNQLSADSADWQDNLAKSWRKFSENFITVRRRDGQVEALIEPQHAWYLKENLKLQLQQAEQALFRSQGELFKAKLQRAEQWVSEFFIQNSQAQAMIEDLKQLQQLEIVDKLPEQLSSLGAAEQAIKERQQRLLPSLEGAE
- a CDS encoding heme biosynthesis HemY N-terminal domain-containing protein, whose product is MVKIIILLVCIALGLALGPQLAGNKGYVLIAFDNYTIEMSVTSAIFLSFICFCVLLLSLWLARWLWLSFSRSGAWWGHRRKQKANTHTQQGMLAMMRGDYQNAEKLVSKAANLSDAPALNYLTAAEAAQEQGQDKKRDKYLEQATRITNNDAAVLVTQARLQLKQQNYSAALSSIEQLPHENLKQDAVKRMLLTILPELGLWQRYIDLLPLALKVGLIDNAHYQVELSSAYKNLFLELANSQGSDAVAKHWNGMPRKQKKQMTIAAAACRALISSGDNAAAYQLLGDLINRHLDSELLDVAAELHLNDPHPLLQQLSSLRRKHPENAVLMRLIGQLHLQQQQWPEAKELFEQSMKLAPSAECYQGLAEVHRQLDEPEQAIHYYRQALAI
- the fre gene encoding NAD(P)H-flavin reductase, producing MKRISCKVASVSPILDDIFNVELQPQESQSFVAGQYLQIVMAEDDKRPFSLASSPEQSEVLELHIGAPEGNPYARQVIDKLKKSGEIEVEMPFGNAGFDETSQRPILIMVGGTGFSYAKSIIEHIVDTEQDREIYLYWGGRNLGGLYLHELAYQWEELDQVKFVPVLEQAMPQWTGKKGLVHEAVLEDFADMSALEVYIAGRFEMADVARTAFIKQGLPIEQLHGDAYEFI
- a CDS encoding 2Fe-2S iron-sulfur cluster-binding protein, which codes for MASYFRVRLAQKEFSVEHKQTVLEAALAQGIDWPHRCRQGGCCSCLARCTSGEIIYLGMAPMLSEAEQAKGWFLACLASAKSDLNISLEG
- the ubiD gene encoding 4-hydroxy-3-polyprenylbenzoate decarboxylase; protein product: MKYKDLRDFIDLLEQRGELKRISVEVSTELEMTEICDRTLKAGGPALLFENVKGHSMPVLGNLFGTPERVALGMGQESVSALREVGTWLSYLKEPEPPKGLKELWEKLPIFKQVLNMPTKKLRSAPCQEIVWSGDEVDLDKLPIQHCWPGDVAPLVTWGLTITRGPYKKRQNLGIYRQQKLAKNKLIMRWLSHRGGAIDFREFQELNPGKPYPVSVALGADPATILGAVTPVPDTLSEYAFAGLLRGGRTETVQCISNDLEVPASAELVLEGYLEPNETAPEGPYGDHTGYYNEVDEFPVFTITHITMRKDPIYHSTYTGRPPDEPAVLGVALNEVFVPILQKQFPEIVDFYLPPEGCSYRMAVVTIKKQYPGHAKRVMLGVWSFLRQFMYTKFVIVCDDDINARSWQDVIWAITTRMDPSRDTTLIDHTPIDYLDFASPVSGLGSKMGMDATNKWPGETNREWGEVIEMAPEVKQRVDSIWAQLGID